The Scylla paramamosain isolate STU-SP2022 unplaced genomic scaffold, ASM3559412v1 Contig21, whole genome shotgun sequence genome segment TTAAAGCATCTATTACCTGGtaattcctcttccttataccCATGTGCAGCTACGTGCCCGTTCTGCCACGGCGGTAAGGCAACGGTGGTACAGCGCAACACGTGGCAGCCCGGGAAGGGTTTGCACCTGTCCTCTGAGACGCTGTTCCCGGATGTCTTCCAAGACCTCAACGGACGCCGCTTTAGGTGAATACTCACTGTGATGGTATTGGGAAGAGGGGgaatggtgatagtaatgataatgataatagtaataatgttaataatggtgatgatagtggaaCTTGGCATAtatgtttcatatagggactgccgcGTATTATgttaattataatagtagtagtagtagcagtagcagtagcagtagtagtagtagtagtagtagtaatagtagtagtagtagtagtagtagtaataataataataataataataataataataataataataataataataataataataataataataataataacaataatgaatttgtccttttcatcatcatcatcatcatcttcttcttcttcttcctcttcttcttcttcttcttcttcttcttcttgtcctcgttAGAGCGGTGACATTGAGCTTCCCCCCCTTCAGCCACTACGTCTCCGGCAGCCACAAGGAACCTCTCGATATGCAAGATTGTCTCGATAAGCGAATTGTCGACGCCATCTCGGAAACCTACAACTTTTCATACCAAGTGCGAAgcaacggtagtagtagtagtagtagtagtagtagtagtagtagtagtagtagtagtagtagtactagtagtagcagcagcagcagcagcaacaacaacagtaacagtagaagtGTAGTAGTGTTGGCTTCTCTTGCGTTCATAAGTTAATGATGATCGTGGTGGAGGAGATGAGTAACAAAAACGATAAGATTTAcagaaactctggaactccctgcttgtttctatatttctttcttcctatgacttgagcttttcaagagggaggtttcaaggcacttatcctttGTTTTTTGACGATCGATTTTGACTCttttggcacttttttttttccttttacttttgttGCATTGGCCGTTGCCCCTCTtccataaaaggaaaaaaatccatGTTTCAAACACTCACCTCCAGGGAgcacttcctcttccccccgTGTGTAGGTATTCGAGCCTGCAGACGGCAAATGGGGCTATGAGGTGTCGCCAGGCAACTTCACGGGAGTGTTGGGCGAAGTGCAGCACCGTCTCGCTGACTTCTCCCTCGACCTGAGCATCGTAGCCGAGAGGGAGGTGGTGATTGATTTCTCCATCGGATATCTACTGGAGCCTCTCACCTTCGTCACCAGCAAACCCAGGGTAAGGCAGGAGGAGTAGTGGTTATAGTGGTGAGTTAGTTCAGTCCAAACCGGCAGTAAccgtgatagtagtagtagtagtagtagtagtagcagtagtagtagtagtagtactagtagtatgCTGCATTTTTTTACCTCATCctgttttgcctctctctctctctctctctctctctctctctctctctctctctctctctctctctctctctctctctctctctctctctctctctctctctctctctctctctctctctctctctctctctctctctctctctcttcctggatctccctttttccttttccattcacaatttttccttctctcactatTTTCCTTACTCTCTGCACTTTACCTGCAGCCGCTTCCCCAGTGGCAAGCTGTGGTGAGGCCctttggtgggtgggtgtggataAGCCTCGGCGTAGCTCTCCTTTTGTCCGGCCCTCTACTCTggctcctccttcgcctctccTTCAGTCACTTATCCATGCCCGACGCTGTATTCCTCACCTTCGCTGCCCTTGtctgccaggtgtgtgtgtgtgtgtgtgcgtgtgtgtgtgtgtgtgtgtgtgtgtgtgtgtgtgtgtgtgtgtgtgtgtgtttagagaaaAAGGTTGAGACAGCCAAGAAATTTGTCAAGGATGATACAGTATTCCAAATATCTGTATTCTTCCGTTTTGTATGATACTTTATTCATCCACTTAAGAttgcataaagaaaaaatacggATATTCTCTcgcttatcctcttcttcctcttccttcttcttccattcgcATACATAGAGCCGCCCATGGCCAAGCTCACCTCACGTTCGAGTGTTCATTGCGACATGGCTCTTGTTTTGTCTGGTGGCGACCGTTTCCTTCGTCGGGAACCTCACCGCTTTCCTCACTGTGCCCGCCTACTCAACGACGCTAGAAACCTTGGAAGACTTGGTTCGTTCCGACTTTACTTGGGGTATCAACGACTTCGGGGCCGCTGACTATCAGCTCTTCAAGACAAGCGAGGTGGGGACGATAAAtagacaaagagaaaatgatggtTGCTGAGTGAAACAAGTATAGTTATGGATGATGATACGATGGATGATGtgatgaaaagaacaagaacaagagagagagagagagagagagagagagagagagagagagagagagagagagagagagagagagagagagagagagattgtatgaAGAGGGGATTGAGAGTATTGAGGGGATAATGAGGTGATGaagaatgatgagaaaaaaactcaaagggATGGATGAGACTTAAGTATGGAAATCAGCTAgtaattctcctctctctctctctctctctctctctctctctctctctctctctctctctctctctctctctctctctctctctctctctctctctctctctctcaacaggtgCCCCTCTATCAGGAAATCTTCAAAGGCCTTACCTTCTGCCCGTCCCTCGTGGCCTGCATCCAGAAGGCGCTGGACGAGAACTTCGCCTTCATCTCCTTCAGTACCTACCTCAGGGACGCCGTCGCCATGCACTTCGTCGATAGGAATGGAGATACGCAGGTAGCCTAATGCTTACAGTCAAGGACAATTAAGACCTCTATGGCTCGTAtgcagaaacgctttgctttctcacaccgactatttttcaaaggccacatagacgattagccgagttctcaacaATGTTTCGCcttttaataacgtagaaatcatattaatctgtcactagaaccttaaagaTATCCTttaaaacccatgtaacttcaaatagagccttttgaaagtagtggatgtttcagaatatgatgaTCTTGTATCGCTTGGCCTAGGTTcgtagtgctggtggtgatgactaGATGAGGTAATTGTGACAATGGTGACGTAAACGATGGTAGCAATGAATCAGTCAAGTAGTGATTTGTAATAATGGTGTTGAATAATTGTATAGATAATAAGGTAACGCGGTGATGTTGGTAATGAAGGTGATGTTCATAACTATGGCAGTAATGTGGGTGGTGATATCAACAGAGGTAACAGTAACACTCtgaataatggtgatggtgatagtgatagtgataaaACTGTAGATGTTAATGGTTATGGTAGTTAGTGATGTTGGTGATCGTATTAGTAGCTATATCAATAGTttatataataacaacaatccgagaaatgataatgatgctggTGACGAAAGTGGAAGAAATGGGCGACTGaggataatgataacgatagaGAAGATTATAAGGGCTCGTATTAAaaaatgttttgctctctcaccacgactatttttcaaaaagccacagagatgactacctgttttcttaagagtgtttctcctcttaataatatagaaatcttgttaatatgccaCTAAAACCATAAGAACACCCTTTGAAACCcgcgtaacttcaactagagttttgaaagtagtgaaagtTCGGCGCAGAAAtgcttcagaatacggtccaaaATAAAACCAGACAGCATACATAACACTAATGTCTTTCCTAAGGTGCATATGGCTAGGGATCGTTTCTTCCCCGCCGACACTGGCTTCGCGCTTCAGAAAGGTTCCCCCCTGAAGCGACTTTTCGACAGGGTGTTGCGGCGGCTGTTAGAGGCGGGCCTGGTGGACAAGTGGCTCAATGACCTCATCCAACAGCACACCCTAGCTACACGCAGGAAGGCAGCTGTGAGTGATAATGAATACCTGAagaagtgtttgttgttgttggtgttgctgttgttgttgttgttgttgttgttgttgttgttgttgttgatgataataattttttatcatcatcttaatcatcatcttcctcttcctcttcttcttccactgcaTACCACgcataccactactactactactactactatttttgttgttgttgctgctgctgttgctactgctgctattgctgctgctgctgtttttgttgttgctactgtcaAGACTATTCAAACTTGCAAAGTCTTATTCCTCTCCTGACGCAGGCAGCGGCGAGGAAGGGCAGGAGCGGAGGGGCGGAAGCACTGCAAGAGGGGCTGACGCTCACTACATACCATCTGCAGGGCGTGTTCCTGGTGTGCGGCGCGGGGTTGCTCTTTTCCACCCTCACCTTCGTCTGTGAACTGATGGTGTACAGTGTATTGGAATCCAGACCTTGCTGCGCTAATAACTTAAAGTGGCTCACCTGTTTTGGTGAAAGCTAAAGCATCTGTGGGCATGGTCTttgttttgtccttgctttctgATCAAGATCGATGAGGCAAGTAAAGTTTTCATTCATGTACTGTAGTATTCCTCTTAAATAAATATCGGCATttaaatgtgtttgtttgtgtgtatgtgtgtgtgtgtgtgtgtgtgtgtgtgtgtgtgtgtgtgtgtgtgtgtgtgtgtgtgtgtgtgtgtgtgtgtgtgtgtgtgtgtgtgtgtgtgtgtgtgttatgataaTAGAGATTTTAATGATACTATCCTTttggcaaaaaagaaaaaaaaagagaaaagaaaaaaaaatgccacaaGCTTAATTATCGTTTAGAAATAAATACGTgacgaatgaaaggaagaggactgaaggatgatatatatatatatatatatatatatatatatatatatatatatatatatatatatatatatatatatatatatatatatatatatatatatatatatatatatatatatatataagaaagaaaaaagaaaaggaatatatatatatatatatatatatatatatatatatatatatatatatatatatatatatatatatatatatatatatatatatatatatatatatatatatatatatacacatatatatatatatatatatatatatatatatatatatatatatatatatatatatatatatatatatatatatatatatatatatatatatatatatatacacatatatatatatatatatatatatatatatatatatatatatatatatatatatatatatatatatatatatatatatatatatatatatatatattccttttttttcctaagagTTTTAGCCTCAAAATAAATCTAATTACTTTTCAAAACTATACGGAATATTTTACTACCATGCCTAGAAACTATAATGTGCATCCTTATTATGGTTATGCAGATAGACATGGTCccctaaataaaaaagaaatgtaataaaaaaatgagaaggataCAGGGTAATAACAAAGGTGCTTGCCGAGCTTACAGCACATCCTCTAAGAAGAACATCTCAAAGAAATTCAATCTACCTAAACTAGTAGACGGAAGAAAGGGGACGTGACTGGGATATACAAAATTGTAGCTATATGTGGAATATATAAATCCATATACGCACACTTCTCCATGATTTCTTTTGACAAATTTGAGAGGACCCTCGTAACTCCTACTgaagaaaaaacagcaaaacgtCAAGAAAAACAATTACACACAGGATGGTGAACAAATGGAAGCCAAAGGGCGAATGTTATCTCAGTAAACACCTTTAATCAAGTGACTCCACATACAgcagagaaaaatggagaaggcCAGTAGGATCTGGTTGGATCGGTAGTGAACCCGTGAAATGTGCTGGTGAAAGTAATGTTTCCAGGGcaagaaaatgtttgttttcGCTATTTAAATCTAGCGGGCTGGGCGGCCATGTCAGGGAGTGGTGAGTtgtgtaaagagaaagagagatagagacagagcaAAGATACTAAAAGGGACTCTTCTAGTATCTTTGGAGACAGAGGGGGACGCTGTGACTTCTAGCTACCTCAgacgccttgccttgccttctcCTTCGCTTTTGTGCCATATATCTGCATGGGTGACTCCCGTGTACACCTGTGCAGAGAGACACTGACTGTGGTAAGCGACAATGACAGTGGTGGTCGTCTGTGACCTGTGATATAAAGGTAAAAAACTGTTTGCAGTGGTGGCGTCCACCCACGTCCATGTGCCCCGTCCTGCCCCCGTGACCTTGAATGTGTACATGTGTGGTTTCCGTCAATATAAAGCAGTAAAGGACTCCAGTGTTTGCTTGCATCCTTCATCTGAGTGTGTGAATAGCCAGACAGTGGGGAAATAGCCTGGTAAGTCCTTGTTCCAGCCCAAACCCCTATAATTAGAGCTGCCGACCCGCCCCGGTAcctgtataagaaaaaaaaataaaaatatatatatatatatatatatatatatatatatatatatatatatatatatatatatatatatatatatatatatatatatatatatatatatatataatgaagagaCGGAGCCTGCAGGTGTGTTCGTGAAGGTCTACCTGACGGGGTGGGGGGGGGTTAGTGACAGTAATGTGGGAGTGTTAGGGCGTAAAGGCGGGTTGCCACACGCGCACTTTTTGGGCACGACGTGGCACGAGGTGAGTGCGCACCCAATTCGCGCCAACTCGTGCCCAACAGCGCGGCAGCTCGTGCAGACCTCTTGCCACCAAGTCGGGGAAGTCGAGGCAGGTGGCACGACGTCGCGTTAAAATTAAaacagtttcattttttttcccgacgTGGTACGAAGTGGCGACGTCGGCCCCACCTCGTGCCATCACCTCGTGACACCTCGTACCCTGTTCGAGACACCTCGCGCCTATTGGCACGACGTCGCGCCTGGCGCGCAGTGGTGCGAGCTCATGCTACCTGGGCGCGAGGTGTCACGAGGTGTGGTGCGGGGTGGTACGAGGTTAGTGCGAGGTGGGCGCGACGTTAGTCCGAGGTGGGCACGAAGTTAGCGCGAGGTGGTGGCGAGCTGTATAATTGCCTCTCACGTGACCTGATCCAAGGGGTATATAAACAGCACCCGTGGGCCACATGGTCACTTATCTCgcaaacacagacagaagaaGAACCCTCCCATCTCCAGCCAACCTTTCCAAGATGCCCAAGAAAGGCAAGCAGCAAGCACCACAGCAGGAGTCTTCCCCGAgtctgcaggaggaagaaactggtGATGTTCCTCCTGAGGTTCCTGACGACACTGACGTTCCTGATGTGGAAGTGGTGAAGGTACAACCTGTTGCTGGGCTCTCCAGGAAACGCACTCGGCCATCCAAGAAAGACGTTCAGGACTACCCCTTCAACGACGACCAACTGAGGGAGATAGCAAACTACGTCCAGTTGCATCCAGAGCTCTACGATAAGCGGAACGAGAAGTGGCTGAATCCGGCGTGGAAGGAGAGCCTCTGGAAGGACCTGGCCCAAACTTTCTCGGACTGTTCTCACCAGCAGGTGAAGAAGGTGGTGGACAAGAAGAGAACAGATTTTGGGAAAATCgagaagagggagagcaagagtGGATCAGCAGCCAGGCCGAGGACGCAGAGGGAGCAGAAGATCGTCGAGGTTTGGGCCTTCCTGGCAGGTCACATCGCCCACGAAAGTACGCACCCTAGTGATGACTTCGGCAGACAAGGTGACGATCAAGATTCCTCCAGCCATGAGTCTGTCCTATCGGCCCACTCAAttgccaggaggaagaggaagaaggaacggcaggaggaggaactatCCAGCCCACGATCCACCAAATCTACCCAGGAGAGCAGTGCCATCCAAGAACTACTCCAGAGTGCACAGCTGCTAGCTACACGAAAACCACCAGTCGAGGGACCTGACGCTGATATCCGGCAGTTTGTTGAATTTATGTACACTCGCCTGAAGAAGGTTTCCCCCATGCATCATGGAGTACTCTTCTCCAAGATCGCGTACATGATCAGCCTCATGGAGGAACCAGTGATGGCCAGGAGTGCTATTAAAGACCCGAGGAGGTTGCTGGATTCTGTGCCCATGCCACTAGGAGTTGCGAGCCCATCGCACCTGTGGCAGCCTCCTGCACCGCCTActcttgctcctgctcctcctcctcctcctccagtctatcATCAGCCGCAGTACCAGCAGCCACATTACTCGCAGCcccaataccaacaacaacagtaccaacagcctcaacaacaacagtaccaacagcctcaacaacaataccagCCTCAACAATCAGAACAGCAACAGTTCCCTcagcagccacagcagcagcaggtgcccACCCCAATACAGTGGGAATCTATACTCGGCTGTTCACCGTCCCCCGTCAAGACCCTGCAGCACACAAGTACGACCACCAAACTCCAGGGCCAGAAGACGAAATCGCCGGCGAAAAAGGCCATAATGTCCCCCATGATCGAGACGCCGAAGGGCTACGAGGCGGAGGATAGCGACgagtaaatgtaaacaaaataaaaatgtattgcatataaaaatatgttaaaatgtatgaaataaatatgaaaaaaacaactatattttttcccttttcatttataATATAAGTATGGATATAAAATAATAACTGGTAAAAGGagacattaaaaacacttttttaatgtttccttttaccagtaaaaaaaaattataaactacAAACTGAATATAAATAATTGGGACATAAatggtaaaagagaaaaaaaatatactaaaacTTGGGAAGTTAAGAAATGGATTGAAAATTGAGGATTTGAAATGATAACAGATAAAAGGGAATAATGAAGAGTTGGTAATAAAGAACTTGGAAAATAATaactgaatatataaataaggtaTTGAAATAATAACTGGTAAAAGGTAAAACACTTGGAAAATTAAATCAGAGAATCACACATGGAAAAGGTACTGTccccataatatatatatatatatatatatatatatatatatatatatatatatatatatatatatatatatatatatatatatatatatatatatatatatatatatatatatgaacaattTTATAGCTTTGATATATCCATCAAGTATAGATTTTATTTCAATGtcgtaaatatgaaaaattctttGCTAAAATTTTAATCTTATAACCAGACAATCTTAACAATTTTAGACCAAAGTCTTATGtaattaataaatgaaggtGTTTAATTATCCAGATTTGCCTATTACTTAATAAGTTAATAATTTTTGTAAACATTAAATtcatatttaaaattttttttaacatatattctattttactcttatttcctttcccattccctcccacccAAATATGATATTCCTATAATGTATATAGTTTATATTTTGGGATATAATTCAAAGTCAAGGAAGCTTAATCggtttctttattatcaaataCACAGATAACATTTATTAAcacagcttatatatatatatatatatatatatatatatatatatatatatatatatatatatatatatatatatatatatatatatatatatatatatatatatatatatatatatatatatatattatttatttatttaattattgctCCATCCTTTGTTCGTCTGCTGGTCGTCCTCTTGGATATACCATCCTTTCTTGCCAGGGAACTGCGCCTGCTTCTGATGCATAGTACAAAGCCAGGTAGTCTCGGACGGCCTTTGCTTCTCTCGTTGGATTTGTTCCCCGTCGAGTTTGGAGGCGTTGCATCAGATTTGGTATGTTCCTCCACGATCCATCAATCACGTTATGGTCACCATCTTCGCAGTCGACTTCTTGGGGATGGAAATTTGAGTAGCGGGTCCAATATCAGGTTGTgcatcacacacccacacatggtGACAATTTTGACAACTGCAGGTCGTTGTAGCATGGTAGTGCCGAAGACTCTAAATCGTGACTGCAGGAGACCGAAAGCATTTTCCACCACACGACGGGCGCGAGACAACCTGTAGCTGAAGATTTTTTCTTCGTATACCTGGGATTGATGTGAGTAAGGTTTCATAAGCCAGGTCTTGAGGGCGAAGGCATCATCAGCAACAATGTGGAATGGGATTGGCGTGTCGTCACTCGGCAGGAAGCTGTGCTCTGGAAATCCCACTCGTTTCTGCGCGATGGCATCGTGAAGGGTGCACTTGAACCAagttcctccatcaccagcactTCCTTCAGCACCTACGTCGACGTACAGGAACTTGTAGTTTGCAATCTGCGACGGCCATGAGTTGACAATGCTGTGGAACTTCTTGTAATTGAAGAACAGTGATCCTGCATGCCAGGGCCTCTTCACTCGAACATGCTTGCCATCCAGACCACCTCCACACTTGTGATAGTTCCACCTCTTTGAGAATCCTTCGGCAACTTGATTCCATTCTTCTGGAGTTCTTGGGCACTTGAGCACCTCAGGTTTGTATATGTCAATTATGGCCTGGCAGACTTTAGGTACGAATCTACAGATGGCGGTTTTGGAGACCCTGAAGCTGTATTGCAGACTCGTATATGAATCGCCGGATGCCAGGAATTGGAGGGTGACAGCCAACTTCAACCCCACTGACAGGGGCTCTCTCATTCTGGTGGCTTTTTTGGCGAGGATTGGAGTAAGCCGGTCCACCATCTCTCTGAAAAGTTCAGGTTTGATGCGGAGGAAGTTCTTGTAGCCCTTGGTGTCTTCTCGGTTGAGCTCCTGCAGCAGGTGGTGAAAATCGCCATGCATCGATCGTCTCGTAAGCCATTCACGGCACCATATTGTTCTGGGTCTTCTTGCTCGTGGCTGGGGTGGCACGGGAGGTTGCTGTAGACGTCTTCTTTGCAGCAGCAATGCAGCAGCCACCATCAGGATTCCTGCCATCAGTACTTGAGCCTCTTGTCtgtagttttcttcctccatcttccctgctTGCCAGTCTAGCTTTGAGTGACTTGATCATCATTCCCCACCCTTTATATACCGCTTGGGAGGCGCTGCAAATATTGGACGCATCCTCACAACACCCCGTGACATATCGTGACAGTACATCGGCAACAACCTCGTAATTAATTAAAATGCCTGTGCGACCCCTCAAAACGGGTCGTCGGGTTGGGCCACACCTCGTGTGCACGTCGCGATGACCTCGTGCCCACGTCGTGATCACCTCGTGTCACGTCTCGCAACACCTCGTGCCCAGATCGGGCTCACCTCGTGCCACATCGCCACACCCTTGCGCGCAATGTACCCGACGTCTCTGTTTCTGTACTGTTTCTACTCGTGGTGTGGCGCGCACTCACCTTGTGCCACGTCGTGCCCAAAAAGTGCGCGTGTGGCAACCTACCTTTATCTGAAATCGGTCCCGGTGTCACGAAACAAAGTGTGCTATGAAACTGTTCATGTGAGTCTTCCGTGCGGCCCCGGAGCAGACGACGTTCGCACTATGTTTCACCTAAAGCTGAAGTATTGTGTTAACTGAAATATTGTGtgaatgcatttatttattttatttatttattttttttaatacagtaGACATGGGCATTGAAATGTGCATTCATGGAAAGAGTAGAGTTTCATTATATGGGAAAGAAGTATATGTCAGGAAATTCATCCTTTGTTTCATATGGGTCGCATGAAATATTTTGTGAATGAAAACAGTGTTAAAGTAGCTCATTTTTCAATAATACGCAAGCCGTGCTAAGATTTGTGTCTCAGTACCATCAAATATTAAGTAGAGGAGCATAAGATATAAAATTCACACCGATTTGGTCTACGTGAGCTGAAATTATGGaataataacctttttttttcatctgtaagAGATTTCAGTTTTGAAATGAGAATCTATGCAAAGGTAATTGTGACCTGAGTATCATCGTAGCTAAATAATTTAAATTGCAAGGAAGAGATACATAATACAAATCTTTCCTTTATGATGATCCGAAATATTGAGTGCCATGTATTTTATCACTGGTCGTTGATATAAGTTTAACTCTTTCATCTGATTCAATCATGTTGaacttaaccttttttttcagtcacaGGGCTGAATTAACcaaaaatggaataacattTGTACACTTCATGGGTACAGGGGCATTGATGTTGACCAACCTGCTTATAGAAATAGCAGCAGCTAtctactttcttctttgttttaccACAGAAGTATTTTTCATTATGGTCTTGCCCTCTTAGGAACCTCAATATAGGTAATGTTTGTAAAATTAGTTTAAATTGTCAAAGAAATAACTAAGTATATGAAAAATACATTTGCCTGTTAGCAAGGATCAAAATGACACATTTAGCAGAAGGCTATCACCTGACAATAACTTAAATTTTGATACCATATAATTATTTCTCATGATTCCCTTGTCCCagtaaaatacatatttttttttcttttttaatcaa includes the following:
- the LOC135097476 gene encoding uncharacterized protein LOC135097476 — its product is MPKKGKQQAPQQESSPSLQEEETGDVPPEVPDDTDVPDVEVVKVQPVAGLSRKRTRPSKKDVQDYPFNDDQLREIANYVQLHPELYDKRNEKWLNPAWKESLWKDLAQTFSDCSHQQVKKVVDKKRTDFGKIEKRESKSGSAARPRTQREQKIVEVWAFLAGHIAHESTHPSDDFGRQGDDQDSSSHESVLSAHSIARRKRKKERQEEELSSPRSTKSTQESSAIQELLQSAQLLATRKPPVEGPDADIRQFVEFMYTRLKKVSPMHHGVLFSKIAYMISLMEEPVMARSAIKDPRRLLDSVPMPLGVASPSHLWQPPAPPTLAPAPPPPPPVYHQPQYQQPHYSQPQYQQQQYQQPQQQQYQQPQQQYQPQQSEQQQFPQQPQQQQVPTPIQWESILGCSPSPVKTLQHTSTTTKLQGQKTKSPAKKAIMSPMIETPKGYEAEDSDE
- the LOC135097477 gene encoding uncharacterized protein LOC135097477, whose product is MEEENYRQEAQVLMAGILMVAAALLLQRRRLQQPPVPPQPRARRPRTIWCREWLTRRSMHGDFHHLLQELNREDTKGYKNFLRIKPELFREMVDRLTPILAKKATRMREPLSVGLKLAVTLQFLASGDSYTSLQYSFRVSKTAICRFVPKVCQAIIDIYKPEVLKCPRTPEEWNQVAEGFSKRWNYHKCGGGLDGKHVRVKRPWHAGSLFFNYKKFHSIVNSWPSQIANYKFLYVDVGAEGSAGDGGTWFKCTLHDAIAQKRVGFPEHSFLPSDDTPIPFHIVADDAFALKTWLMKPYSHQSQVYEEKIFSYRLSRARRVVENAFGLLQSRFRVFGTTMLQRPAVVKIVTMCGCVMHNLILDPLLKFPSPRSRLRRW